A region from the Muribaculum gordoncarteri genome encodes:
- the trpD gene encoding anthranilate phosphoribosyltransferase, translating to MKDLLYKMFEHKSLSRNEARDVLLNIADGRYNESQLSAFMTVYLMRSITLDELIGFRDALIERRRPLDFDDVKSIDIVGTGGDGKNTFNISTATCFVVAGTGRKVIKHGNYGASSISGASNVLEQHGVKFTSDPDRLRKSLDESGVCYLHAPFFSPALKSVGPVRKSLGVRTFFNMLGPLVNPTLPKHQLLGVYNLKLLRLYNYIAQLEGINCTVVHSLDGYDEISLTSPFKVASSQGERIYTPESLGWSRIAQKELSGGNSIEDAAKIFDNVLHNTATEAQLNCVIANAAFAIVTLEPEIELNDAIEQATDSIKSGRALSAFERFVQLNN from the coding sequence ATGAAGGATCTATTATATAAAATGTTTGAACACAAGAGCCTTTCGCGCAATGAGGCACGCGATGTGCTGCTTAACATTGCCGACGGACGATATAACGAGTCTCAGCTCTCGGCGTTCATGACTGTATATCTCATGCGCAGCATAACTCTTGACGAGCTTATCGGCTTCCGCGATGCACTCATTGAGCGCCGGCGGCCATTGGACTTCGACGATGTGAAATCGATTGACATCGTAGGCACCGGCGGTGATGGCAAAAACACCTTCAACATCTCGACCGCGACATGCTTTGTTGTCGCCGGCACAGGCCGCAAGGTCATCAAGCACGGCAACTATGGCGCAAGCTCAATATCGGGAGCGTCAAATGTGCTGGAACAGCACGGAGTCAAGTTCACGAGCGACCCCGACCGTCTTCGCAAATCGCTCGATGAAAGCGGAGTGTGCTATCTGCATGCACCGTTCTTCAGTCCGGCACTCAAAAGCGTAGGCCCCGTGAGGAAATCGCTCGGTGTAAGAACATTCTTCAATATGCTCGGACCGCTTGTCAATCCCACCCTGCCGAAGCATCAGCTGCTGGGTGTCTACAACCTCAAGCTGCTCCGATTATACAACTACATCGCCCAGCTTGAAGGCATAAACTGCACTGTCGTACACTCCCTTGACGGATACGACGAAATATCGTTGACCTCGCCATTCAAGGTTGCGTCATCACAAGGCGAGCGCATCTACACTCCTGAATCGCTTGGATGGAGCCGAATCGCTCAAAAGGAGCTGTCGGGAGGAAATTCCATTGAAGACGCCGCGAAAATATTCGACAATGTGCTGCACAATACGGCGACCGAAGCTCAGCTCAATTGCGTCATAGCCAATGCCGCGTTCGCAATTGTCACGCTTGAACCCGAGATTGAGCTTAACGATGCCATAGAGCAGGCCACCGACTCTATAAAAAGCGGCCGTGCCCTAAGCGCATTTGAACGATTTGTCCAACTAAACAACTAA
- the trpB gene encoding tryptophan synthase subunit beta — protein MNNYHHHTLPVNDAGYYGRFGGAYIPEILHHNVEMLTEAYYRYIDDPQFNQQFNDLMRDYVGRPSPLYRAGRLSELYNTNIYLKREDLNHTGAHKINNAIGSVLLAMRMGKKRIIAETGAGQHGVATATVCALMGLECVVYMGATDVARQQPNVERMKMLGATVIPVESGNMTLKDATNEAIRDWCCNPDSFYVIGSTVGPHPYPEMVARFQSIISEEIKSQLKSHIGRENPDYVIACVGGGSNAAGAFYHFIDNPDVKLVAAEAAGLGVDTDKTAATIQAGTEGIIHGARTLVMQTPDGQIIEPYSISAGLDYPGIGPLHAYLASTGRTKVLPVTDDEALRAAFRLTRIEGIIPALESAHALGALDKMDFKPDDIVVVNLSGRGDKDMHTYMAYKDKY, from the coding sequence ATGAACAACTACCATCATCACACCCTCCCGGTAAACGATGCCGGATATTATGGCCGATTCGGTGGAGCCTATATTCCCGAAATCCTGCACCACAATGTGGAGATGCTCACCGAAGCATACTATCGCTATATCGACGACCCGCAATTCAATCAACAGTTCAACGACCTGATGCGCGACTACGTAGGGCGTCCGTCACCGCTGTATCGCGCCGGCCGACTGAGCGAACTTTACAACACCAACATATACCTTAAGCGTGAAGACCTAAACCACACAGGCGCTCACAAGATAAACAACGCCATAGGCTCGGTGCTGCTGGCAATGCGCATGGGCAAGAAGCGCATCATCGCCGAAACCGGAGCCGGACAACACGGTGTAGCCACAGCAACTGTGTGCGCGCTCATGGGACTTGAATGTGTAGTCTACATGGGAGCAACCGATGTAGCACGACAGCAGCCCAACGTAGAGCGCATGAAGATGCTCGGAGCTACGGTGATTCCGGTCGAAAGCGGCAACATGACCCTAAAGGATGCTACAAATGAAGCCATACGCGACTGGTGCTGCAACCCCGACAGCTTTTATGTCATCGGGAGCACCGTGGGACCTCATCCCTACCCTGAAATGGTAGCACGATTCCAGTCAATAATAAGTGAGGAGATAAAGTCACAGCTCAAGTCACACATAGGTCGCGAAAATCCCGATTACGTAATAGCCTGTGTGGGCGGAGGCAGCAATGCCGCAGGTGCTTTCTACCATTTCATCGACAATCCCGATGTAAAACTTGTAGCTGCCGAAGCAGCCGGACTGGGTGTCGACACCGACAAGACTGCTGCAACAATACAGGCAGGCACCGAGGGCATAATACACGGTGCACGCACATTGGTGATGCAGACACCCGACGGACAGATAATAGAACCCTACTCCATATCGGCAGGTCTTGACTATCCCGGCATAGGCCCCTTGCATGCCTATCTTGCATCAACAGGCCGCACAAAAGTACTGCCCGTAACCGACGACGAAGCGCTGAGAGCGGCATTCAGGCTGACACGCATCGAAGGCATAATTCCGGCTCTTGAATCGGCCCACGCTCTCGGAGCTCTCGACAAAATGGACTTCAAGCCCGATGATATAGTGGTAGTAAACCTCTCAGGGCGCGGCGACAAGGACATGCACACCTACATGGCTTATAAAGACAAATATTAA
- a CDS encoding anthranilate synthase component I family protein codes for MKRYNLIVKSRMIPADLETPVGIYLKIRDLYPESALLESSDYHTSQNSISYIGVDPIASFVVVDEAIIATYPDGSSQRIEVTDDTDVVDMLRDYIESYDIAGETSPGANGFFGYTGYDCVRYFEKSVPVHGKDCCFTGIPDMKYVLYRYIITVNHYKNQMTIYEHLSDGDESGIDEIISILHNNNMAQYSFSTTGAASSPITDEEYKVMVQRGIAHALRGDVFQIVLSRRFSQTFSGDEFNVYRALRCVNPSPYLFYFDFGSFRIFGSSPETHLRISGHDAYIDPIAGTFKRTGNDARDHELAEALLVDEKENAEHIMLVDLARNDLSRSGGRVNIEFLRQIQYYSHVIHMVSRVHATLPENTNPYRLFADTFPAGTLSGAPKVKAMQLIDLIEPHNRMIYGGCIGFIGFNGDLNQAITIRSFLSYNNTLYSQAGAGVVAHSITENELQETNNKLGALFNAVKYAETFGH; via the coding sequence ATGAAACGATACAACCTCATTGTAAAATCGCGCATGATTCCTGCCGACCTGGAAACTCCGGTAGGCATCTACCTTAAGATTCGCGACCTCTATCCCGAGTCGGCACTACTTGAAAGCTCCGACTATCACACATCGCAAAACTCCATAAGCTATATCGGTGTCGATCCCATAGCCTCATTTGTAGTCGTCGATGAAGCCATAATAGCCACCTACCCCGACGGTTCGTCACAACGCATTGAAGTGACCGACGACACAGATGTTGTCGACATGCTTCGCGATTATATCGAGTCCTACGACATCGCAGGAGAAACATCGCCCGGGGCCAACGGCTTTTTCGGCTACACAGGCTACGATTGCGTGCGTTACTTTGAAAAGAGCGTACCTGTTCACGGCAAGGACTGCTGTTTCACCGGAATACCAGATATGAAATATGTGTTATACCGCTATATAATAACGGTGAACCACTATAAGAATCAGATGACGATATACGAGCATCTGTCCGACGGTGACGAATCGGGAATCGACGAGATAATAAGCATCTTGCACAATAACAACATGGCCCAGTACTCATTCAGCACTACAGGCGCGGCATCGTCACCGATTACCGACGAAGAGTACAAGGTTATGGTGCAGCGGGGAATCGCCCACGCATTACGAGGTGATGTGTTCCAGATTGTACTGTCACGCCGATTCTCCCAAACCTTCTCAGGTGATGAATTCAATGTTTACCGTGCGTTACGTTGCGTCAACCCGTCACCCTATTTGTTCTATTTTGATTTCGGTTCATTCCGCATTTTCGGTTCCTCACCCGAAACTCATCTGCGCATCAGCGGACATGACGCCTACATTGACCCGATAGCCGGCACATTCAAGCGCACCGGAAACGATGCACGTGACCATGAACTTGCCGAGGCTCTGCTTGTCGACGAGAAAGAAAATGCCGAACACATAATGCTCGTCGACCTTGCACGCAACGACCTCAGCCGAAGCGGCGGACGCGTCAATATAGAGTTCCTGCGACAAATTCAATACTACTCCCATGTCATACACATGGTATCAAGAGTTCATGCCACACTTCCCGAGAATACCAATCCCTATAGATTGTTTGCCGACACATTCCCCGCCGGAACACTAAGCGGAGCACCAAAGGTAAAAGCCATGCAGCTTATCGACTTGATCGAGCCTCACAACCGCATGATATATGGCGGCTGCATAGGATTCATAGGATTCAACGGCGACCTAAACCAGGCCATTACAATAAGGAGTTTCCTCAGCTATAACAACACTCTATATTCACAAGCCGGAGCCGGAGTCGTGGCACATTCCATTACCGAAAACGAGCTTCAGGAAACCAACAACAAGTTAGGCGCACTATTCAACGCAGTGAAGTATGCCGAAACATTCGGACATTAA
- the trpC gene encoding indole-3-glycerol phosphate synthase TrpC: MNSILNAIVDNKRREIEARAMLGIYDKALSHATKSVYTPVSMSRSITDNEVGIIAEFKRRSPSRGDIHPGAVADEIVKGYTKSGAAACSILTDTVYFGGALSDLALARKSTSLPLLRKEFIVDSCQIFEARLYGADAILLIASILSFNDIVKFTDTAHQLGMEVLLELHDMDELDRFNPEVDMVGINNRNLSTFVTDTDVSLQMASALTDDIVKVAESGLSSIAEIHRLRDVGYRGFLIGETFMKHQHPGKALKDFINATE, from the coding sequence ATGAATTCAATACTCAATGCAATAGTCGACAACAAGCGTCGCGAGATAGAAGCCAGGGCCATGCTCGGAATTTACGACAAGGCGTTGTCCCATGCCACAAAGTCGGTCTACACACCGGTGTCGATGAGCCGCAGCATCACCGATAATGAAGTTGGAATAATTGCCGAATTCAAGCGTCGCTCGCCGTCACGCGGCGACATCCACCCCGGTGCAGTAGCCGACGAGATAGTAAAGGGCTACACCAAATCAGGTGCCGCTGCATGCTCGATTCTCACCGACACCGTATATTTCGGAGGCGCATTGAGCGACCTGGCTCTTGCCCGAAAAAGCACTTCGCTACCGTTGCTGCGTAAGGAATTCATAGTCGATTCATGCCAGATATTCGAGGCTCGGCTATATGGTGCCGATGCCATACTACTTATAGCATCAATCCTGTCATTCAACGACATAGTGAAGTTCACCGACACTGCCCATCAATTGGGAATGGAAGTGCTGCTTGAGTTGCACGACATGGATGAGCTCGACCGATTCAATCCCGAGGTCGACATGGTGGGAATCAACAATCGCAATCTGTCGACATTCGTCACCGATACCGATGTTTCGCTGCAGATGGCATCAGCCCTCACCGACGACATTGTAAAGGTGGCTGAAAGCGGCCTCTCCTCCATCGCCGAAATTCATCGGCTCCGCGATGTCGGCTATCGTGGATTTCTGATAGGCGAAACATTCATGAAGCACCAACACCCCGGCAAAGCCCTTAAAGATTTCATCAATGCAACAGAATAA
- a CDS encoding phosphoribosylanthranilate isomerase: MQQNKSTFPTPRHSEMMIKICGMREPDNIAQVASLAPMLMGFIFYPKSPRNACELDPMTVMSLPGFIRPVAVFVNDNYDHIIDICNRYRFKIVQLHGEESPEMCRRLRDSGLTVFKAVSIGSEIDWTSLLQYDGSVDMFLFDNVTPSSHGGTGRKFDWQLLDDYPLSIPYMLSGGIGPDDVDSIVNAMRPGMAGIDINSRFESEPGHKDLHKLINFILSLRKFNENEPTATPFWEKTK, from the coding sequence ATGCAACAGAATAAATCCACATTCCCCACTCCTCGCCATAGCGAGATGATGATTAAGATATGCGGCATGCGCGAGCCCGACAACATTGCCCAAGTCGCATCGCTGGCACCTATGCTTATGGGATTCATTTTCTATCCCAAATCACCTCGCAACGCCTGCGAATTGGATCCCATGACAGTAATGTCGCTTCCCGGCTTCATAAGACCCGTCGCCGTATTTGTAAATGACAATTACGACCACATAATCGATATCTGCAACCGTTACCGATTCAAGATAGTGCAGCTCCACGGAGAGGAATCGCCCGAAATGTGCCGGCGGCTGCGCGACAGCGGATTAACTGTGTTCAAGGCTGTAAGCATCGGCAGCGAAATCGACTGGACAAGCCTTCTGCAATATGACGGAAGCGTCGACATGTTCCTGTTTGACAACGTAACGCCATCGTCACATGGAGGCACAGGCCGCAAGTTTGACTGGCAGCTTCTCGACGACTATCCGTTATCCATTCCCTACATGTTAAGCGGAGGCATAGGCCCCGACGATGTCGACTCGATAGTCAATGCAATGCGTCCGGGAATGGCCGGAATCGACATAAACAGCCGGTTTGAGTCAGAACCGGGCCACAAAGACCTCCACAAATTAATCAACTTCATCCTTTCACTAAGAAAATTCAACGAAAATGAACCGACTGCAACACCTTTTTGGGAGAAAACAAAATAA
- the rfbC gene encoding dTDP-4-dehydrorhamnose 3,5-epimerase: MEVIKTDIEGVVIIEPRLFNDSRGYFFESYSKREFDEKVRPVDFVQDNESCSTRGVMRGLHFQRPPYTQSKLVRCVKGRVLDVAVDIRKGSPTYGRHVAVELSEENHRQFFVPRGFAHGFAVLSETAVFQYKCDNYYAPQADGGISIADDSLGIDWRIDPACAILSEKDTKHPLLADFDSPFDYDVDQYKQ, translated from the coding sequence ATGGAGGTAATAAAGACCGATATAGAGGGCGTGGTAATAATTGAGCCGCGCTTATTTAATGATTCTCGAGGATATTTTTTTGAGAGCTACTCAAAACGCGAATTTGACGAGAAGGTGCGTCCTGTGGATTTTGTACAGGACAATGAGTCATGCTCGACACGTGGCGTGATGAGAGGACTGCATTTCCAGCGTCCGCCATACACTCAGTCCAAGCTTGTGCGTTGTGTCAAAGGACGGGTGCTTGATGTAGCTGTTGACATACGTAAGGGTTCGCCTACCTATGGCCGTCATGTGGCTGTTGAGCTAAGCGAGGAAAACCATAGGCAGTTCTTTGTTCCGCGAGGTTTCGCCCATGGTTTTGCCGTGTTGAGCGAAACTGCAGTGTTCCAATACAAGTGTGACAATTATTATGCCCCTCAGGCCGATGGAGGCATATCTATTGCCGATGATTCGCTTGGTATTGATTGGCGTATCGACCCTGCATGTGCCATTCTGAGCGAGAAGGACACGAAGCATCCTTTGCTTGCCGACTTTGATTCGCCGTTTGACTACGATGTTGATCAATATAAGCAATAG
- the trpA gene encoding tryptophan synthase subunit alpha: MNRLQHLFGRKQNNILSVYFTAGFPAIDSTGEIIKQLASQGVDMIEIGVPFSDPMADGKTIQHSSTVALNNGMNLQLLLSQVAEARKEAPDTPLVLMGYLNPMIQYGIERLFERCKEVGIDALIIPDLPFGEYMSDYKALCDKYDIPIIMLITPETDEQRIQLIDKNCSGFIYMVSSASTTGTKDRFTDEQIAYFKRINRMPLQHNRLIGFGISNPATLQEAFGNSSGAIIGSLFIKCLNRHSDNISQAVSELLTTIGIK, translated from the coding sequence ATGAACCGACTGCAACACCTTTTTGGGAGAAAACAAAATAATATTCTGTCAGTGTATTTTACCGCCGGATTCCCCGCCATCGACTCAACCGGCGAAATAATAAAGCAACTTGCCTCACAAGGCGTCGACATGATTGAAATAGGCGTGCCCTTCTCCGACCCGATGGCCGACGGCAAGACCATACAGCACAGCTCGACCGTGGCACTCAACAACGGCATGAACCTGCAGCTGCTCTTGTCGCAAGTAGCCGAGGCAAGAAAGGAAGCGCCCGACACACCGCTCGTATTGATGGGCTACCTTAATCCCATGATTCAATATGGAATCGAGCGACTGTTTGAACGCTGCAAGGAAGTGGGTATAGACGCATTGATAATTCCCGACCTGCCGTTTGGCGAATATATGTCGGACTACAAAGCCCTTTGCGATAAGTACGACATACCCATAATAATGCTCATCACCCCCGAAACCGATGAACAACGCATCCAATTGATCGACAAAAACTGCTCGGGATTCATCTACATGGTTTCGTCGGCATCGACCACCGGCACCAAGGATCGCTTCACCGATGAACAGATAGCCTATTTCAAGCGCATCAACCGCATGCCGCTACAACACAACAGGCTCATAGGATTCGGAATATCCAACCCCGCGACACTGCAAGAAGCCTTCGGCAACTCATCGGGAGCCATAATCGGGTCATTGTTCATAAAATGCCTCAACCGACACAGCGACAATATATCGCAAGCTGTCAGCGAGTTATTAACGACGATAGGAATTAAGTGA
- a CDS encoding DUF2441 domain-containing protein, with the protein MSQADCNNKPKLNMGVLNDVSGVIVYHVVRIPKRQYEVNEPFEFPISERDFSSAPSYKQEAENLLEQARLNEFPEYPSRKDCLFVARNREDMDAWIHYKYRDDCDFVLYKILLEKGKLIWLDTEWYEGAAELLAPDNIVLTHNKTLPECISNYWNGVPYRKNGYGLIEGLFYGTAKILSKDKYQIRNRKIIKA; encoded by the coding sequence ATGTCACAAGCCGACTGCAATAATAAACCTAAATTAAATATGGGTGTATTGAACGATGTAAGCGGAGTAATAGTGTATCATGTCGTAAGAATTCCGAAACGGCAATACGAGGTAAATGAACCATTTGAATTTCCCATCTCGGAAAGAGATTTTTCATCGGCACCATCCTATAAACAAGAAGCGGAGAATCTACTTGAGCAAGCACGGCTCAATGAATTTCCTGAATATCCATCACGAAAAGATTGTCTATTTGTTGCCCGAAATCGTGAAGATATGGACGCGTGGATTCATTATAAATATAGAGATGATTGCGATTTTGTGCTATACAAAATTCTGTTAGAAAAGGGCAAACTTATTTGGCTGGACACCGAATGGTATGAAGGCGCAGCCGAGTTGTTAGCGCCTGACAATATCGTGCTTACTCACAACAAAACATTACCGGAATGCATTTCAAATTATTGGAATGGAGTGCCATACCGTAAAAATGGATATGGATTGATTGAAGGATTGTTCTATGGAACAGCCAAAATATTGTCAAAAGACAAGTATCAGATTCGTAATCGGAAAATAATAAAGGCTTAA
- a CDS encoding helix-turn-helix domain-containing protein produces the protein MNKTDIAFGRNVHKCRLAMSISQEELAFRAGHHQTYIGMVERGECSISLLNAKKIADALNVKLDYLIGNDD, from the coding sequence GTGAATAAAACAGACATAGCATTCGGACGAAATGTTCACAAATGCCGATTGGCAATGAGCATTTCTCAGGAAGAGCTTGCATTTCGCGCAGGTCATCATCAAACTTATATAGGAATGGTTGAACGTGGCGAATGTTCAATCTCGCTTTTAAATGCAAAGAAAATTGCAGATGCGCTGAATGTAAAATTAGATTACTTAATTGGGAATGATGATTAA
- a CDS encoding dTDP-glucose 4,6-dehydratase, whose protein sequence is MKRNILITGGAGFIGSHVVRLFVNKYPDYHIVNLDKLTYAGNLANLKDIEDSPNYTFVKADIADLDEMRRIIVEHKIDGIIHLAAESHVDRSIKDPFTFARTNVMGTLALLQAAKEYWESLPEKYDGKLFYHISTDEVYGALELTDPEGIESPFTTTASSTEHHHAYGSEFFLETTKYNPHSPYSASKASSDHFVRAYHDTYGMPTIVTNCSNNYGPYQFPEKLIPLFINNIRHGKPLPVYGKGENVRDWLFVEDHARAIDLIFHKGKIADTYNIGGFNEWKNIDLIRVIIRTVDRLLGNPEGHSEHLITYVTDRLGHDMRYAIDSRKLQRELGWEPSLQFEEGIEKTVRWYLDNQPWMDHITSGDYQRYYEDMYANR, encoded by the coding sequence ATGAAACGAAATATACTCATAACCGGCGGTGCCGGATTCATAGGCTCACATGTTGTGCGACTTTTTGTCAACAAATATCCCGATTATCACATCGTAAACCTTGACAAACTCACCTATGCCGGTAACCTCGCCAATCTCAAGGATATAGAGGATAGCCCCAACTATACATTTGTCAAGGCCGATATCGCCGATCTTGACGAGATGCGACGCATAATCGTAGAGCATAAGATAGATGGCATTATACATCTTGCCGCCGAGAGTCATGTCGACCGCTCAATCAAGGATCCGTTCACATTTGCCCGCACAAATGTTATGGGTACACTCGCTTTGCTTCAGGCGGCCAAGGAATATTGGGAGTCGTTGCCCGAGAAATATGACGGCAAATTGTTCTATCACATTTCGACCGATGAAGTTTATGGAGCACTTGAGCTCACCGACCCCGAAGGTATTGAGTCGCCGTTCACTACCACAGCTTCGTCGACCGAACATCATCACGCCTACGGTTCTGAATTTTTCCTTGAAACAACCAAATACAATCCTCACAGTCCCTATAGTGCCTCAAAGGCGTCGAGCGACCACTTTGTGCGTGCCTATCACGACACCTACGGAATGCCTACAATTGTAACCAATTGTTCCAACAACTACGGCCCTTACCAGTTCCCCGAAAAGTTGATACCGTTGTTTATAAACAATATACGCCACGGCAAGCCGCTGCCAGTCTACGGCAAGGGTGAAAATGTGCGTGACTGGCTCTTCGTTGAGGATCACGCTCGCGCAATCGATTTGATATTCCATAAGGGAAAGATTGCCGACACTTACAACATCGGAGGATTCAATGAGTGGAAAAATATCGACCTTATACGTGTGATCATACGCACTGTCGATCGTCTGCTCGGCAACCCCGAAGGTCACAGTGAGCACCTCATAACCTATGTCACTGACCGACTTGGTCACGACATGCGCTATGCCATTGATTCGCGCAAACTTCAGCGTGAGCTCGGTTGGGAGCCGTCGCTTCAGTTTGAGGAGGGCATCGAAAAGACCGTCCGCTGGTATCTTGACAATCAACCCTGGATGGACCACATAACCTCGGGCGACTATCAGCGCTACTACGAGGACATGTATGCCAACCGCTAA
- the rfbA gene encoding glucose-1-phosphate thymidylyltransferase RfbA, whose translation MKGIVLAGGSGTRLYPITKGVSKQLLPIYDKPMVYYPISALMLAGIRDILVISTPQDLPGFKRLLGDGSDYGLNLSYAEQPSPDGLAQAFIIGREFIGDDAACLVLGDNIFHGAGFSGILKEAVRTAESEGKATVFGYWVDDPERYGVAEFDHNGNCLSIEEKPEHPKSNYAVVGLYFYPNKVVDVAATIKPSARGELEITTVNQEFLKDGELKVQTLPRGFAWLDTGTHDSLAEASIYVEVLEKRQGLKIACLEGIAYRQGWISRDKMVELARPMLKNQYGQYLLKVVEEVERTGCKNLD comes from the coding sequence ATGAAAGGAATAGTTTTGGCAGGAGGATCGGGCACACGTTTGTATCCGATTACCAAAGGAGTTAGCAAGCAGTTGCTCCCGATTTATGACAAGCCGATGGTGTATTATCCTATTTCGGCATTGATGCTTGCCGGAATTCGTGATATTCTGGTGATATCAACTCCGCAGGATTTGCCGGGGTTCAAGCGCTTGCTTGGCGATGGCAGCGACTATGGCTTAAATCTTAGCTATGCCGAGCAGCCAAGTCCCGACGGATTGGCGCAGGCATTTATTATCGGTCGTGAGTTCATTGGCGATGATGCGGCTTGTCTTGTGTTGGGCGATAATATATTCCATGGCGCAGGATTTTCCGGTATCTTGAAGGAGGCTGTGCGCACGGCTGAGAGTGAGGGTAAGGCTACGGTGTTTGGATATTGGGTTGACGATCCCGAGCGTTACGGTGTTGCCGAATTTGATCATAACGGTAACTGCCTGTCGATAGAGGAGAAGCCTGAACATCCTAAGTCAAACTATGCCGTCGTTGGATTGTATTTCTACCCCAACAAGGTGGTGGATGTAGCCGCTACAATCAAACCGTCGGCACGTGGTGAATTGGAAATCACCACTGTGAATCAGGAATTTCTTAAGGATGGTGAGTTGAAGGTGCAGACTTTGCCCCGAGGCTTTGCCTGGCTTGATACCGGTACTCACGATTCGCTTGCCGAAGCTTCAATATATGTCGAGGTGCTTGAGAAGCGTCAGGGACTCAAGATTGCCTGTCTTGAAGGTATCGCTTATCGACAGGGCTGGATTTCACGCGATAAAATGGTTGAGCTTGCCCGCCCGATGTTGAAGAATCAGTATGGTCAATATCTTCTGAAGGTAGTAGAAGAGGTTGAGCGTACCGGATGTAAAAATTTGGATTGA
- the rbr gene encoding rubrerythrin, translating to MDNKSIKGTRTEQNLLKSFAGESQARGRYTIFAEVAKNEGYEQIAAIFLETAEQEYAHAKSFFSYLDEGMLEITASYPAGPIGDTARNLREAAAGEHEEWSDMYLEFARVAQEEGFPRIASHFKLVAQVEQGHEARYLKLLERVESESVFCDAEEEEWQCRYCGYIHKGKSAPGKCPVCGKEQGYFERKKNNY from the coding sequence ATGGATAATAAAAGCATCAAAGGTACACGTACTGAGCAGAATCTGCTTAAGTCATTTGCCGGTGAATCGCAAGCTCGCGGTCGTTACACAATATTTGCCGAAGTAGCCAAGAATGAAGGTTATGAGCAGATAGCCGCTATATTCCTTGAAACGGCTGAGCAGGAATATGCTCATGCCAAGAGTTTCTTCAGCTATCTTGATGAAGGAATGCTTGAGATAACCGCGTCATATCCTGCAGGACCTATTGGCGATACGGCACGTAACCTGCGTGAAGCTGCTGCCGGTGAGCATGAGGAGTGGTCAGACATGTATCTTGAGTTTGCACGTGTTGCACAGGAGGAGGGATTCCCTCGCATTGCTTCACACTTCAAACTTGTTGCACAGGTGGAACAGGGTCATGAAGCCCGTTACCTGAAGCTGCTCGAACGCGTAGAGAGCGAAAGCGTGTTCTGTGACGCGGAGGAAGAGGAATGGCAGTGCCGTTACTGCGGATATATCCATAAGGGCAAGTCTGCTCCCGGCAAATGCCCGGTATGCGGAAAGGAACAAGGCTACTTTGAGCGTAAGAAAAATAATTATTGA